The following coding sequences lie in one Arachis stenosperma cultivar V10309 chromosome 5, arast.V10309.gnm1.PFL2, whole genome shotgun sequence genomic window:
- the LOC130980209 gene encoding disease resistance protein Roq1-like, with translation MSLQSSSSSYSVHPFSSSFIRYEWKYDVFISFRGRDTRYGFTGNLYKALCDKGILTFFDDGELQSGEEITPALLKAIEESRIAIVVLSPNYASSSFCLDELVHVLHCIKGNNRFVLPVFFKVDPSDVRHLKNSFGEAMDKHEKRYKDDMNNKVDTWKKALKEVANLSGYHFKDGHGYEHQFIKKIVQDISRKIGRLPLPVADFPVGLESPMSEVIALLEMDSTDRVHMVGIHGIGGIGKTTLALALYNLIADNFKGVCFLENVRENSQKYGLVHLQNNLLYKILGKEGVQIIGVKEGISQIQRRLSQTKVLLVLDDVDEHEQLTAIAGKPDWFHPGSRIIITTRDKHLLTLHDIERTYEVQGLNEEESLILLQWKAFKTDIVNPRYKNVLTRAVTYASGLPLALEVIGSNLFGKDLEEWESAMDQYEEVLDNKIRKILQVSFDALGEDVQSVFLDIACCFKGYKSVEVTAILQAQYGRGMKYHIGMLVEKSLIKIDHLFRITLHDLIEDMGKDICREKSSKVPGKHSRLWFYKDIVEVLEDNQGTSAIEIIHLEFPLFRKEGGEDPSKKEKIDDVEVKWDGTAFKEMKNLKTLIIKNGRFSRGPKYLPNSLRVLEWRRYPSRYFPSNFDPEKLSILKLPNYLYKSPKLDGISKMLITLKVLNFDYSDYLKEIPDVSNLQTLEEFSFEGCSNLVSVDSSVGFLPKLKILNAEKCPKLRSFLPVINLPSLEILGLSGCSSLEKFPEIPEEMKNLEELDLIGTGIKDLPCSFCNLSRLWHLYLEENKMHRIPSVICMMPSLDFCNINLGGNKGSVSGEQEEGLHGILTHSLPSSDMEHLSLKNSNLSDDFFPLAVAWFPNVKFLDLTGNNFTVLPECIQQFRFLEILKVDDCEHLREIRGIPPCLREFSAVNCKSLSPRGTSVLLNQQVHQGGSTHFVMPGGRIPRWFEWRSSGASISFWFRGTIFPYKSLCVAILLKHIILSPPLQVKPTVTINGNQVQFGRYGLMGQLFIFNLKRDDYYYEAPHFERGWNHVKLSYEAYYKGFEGKVPSESIGKEIGMHVWKEESSSIMEDIRFTDPYKMTQLIIMMIMLSIAFPNHKNHPLLLETCIGLWTLLFLTMYDLDNESELGSEGSDISHGSMASTELVGAELGCAQA, from the exons ATGTCTCTGcaatcctcctcctcctcctactCTGTCCATCcattttcctcttctttcatcAGATATGAATGGAAATACGATGTCTTTATTAGTTTCAGAGGCCGAGATACTCGCTATGGTTTCACCGGCAACCTCTACAAGGCTCTTTGTGACAAAGGAATTCTCACCTTCTTTGATGATGGCGAGCTTCAAAGCGGAGAGGAAATCACACCTGCACTTCTCAAGGCAATTGAAGAGTCCAGGATTGCCATCGTTGTACTCTCTCCTAActatgcttcttcttctttttgctTAGACGAACTGGTCCATGTCCTTCACTGCATCAAGGGAAACAATCGGTTTGTTTTGCCGGTTTTCTTTAAGGTGGATCCTTCTGATGTGCGCCATCTAAAAAACAGTTTTGGAGAAGCAATGGATAAGCATGAGAAGAGATACAAGGATGACATGAATAACAAGGTGGACACATGGAAGAAAGCTCTGAAAGAAGTAGCCAATTTGTCTGGTTATCATTTCAAAGATGG GCATGGATATGAACATCAGTTTATTAAAAAGATCGTGCAAGACATTTCAAGAAAGATTGGGCGTCTACCTTTGCCAGTGGCTGACTTCCCTGTTGGACTCGAGTCTCCAATGTCAGAAGTGATTGCACTTTTAGAAATGGATTCTACTGATCGAGTTCACATGGTAGGGATACATGGAATTGGTGGCATAGGGAAAACAACACTTGCTCTTGCTCTTTATAACTTGATTGCTGACAATTTTAAAGGTGTGTGTTTTCTTGAAAACGTGAGAgaaaattcacaaaaatatgGGTTGGTGCATCTTCAAAACAATCTTCTTTATAAGATATTAGGAAAGGAGGGAGTCCAGATAATAGGTGTTAAGGAAGGAATTTCACAGATACAACGTAGACTCAGTCAAACAAAAGTTCTTTTGGTTCTGGATGATGTTGATGAGCATGAACAATTGACAGCTATTGCGGGAAAACCTGATTGGTTTCATCCTGGAAGCAGAATCATTATTACAACACGGGACAAACATTTGCTGACGCTTCATGACATTGAAAGAACATATGAGGTACAAGGTTTGAATGAGGAAGAGTCCTTAATTTTGCTTCAATGGAAGGCTTTTAAAACAGATATTGTCAACCCAAGGTATAAGAATGTTTTAACCCGTGCAGTAACTTATGCTTCTGGACTTCCATTGGCTTTGGAAGTTATAGGTTCTAACTTGTTTGGAAAAGATTTAGAAGAGTGGGAATCTGCAATGGATCAATATGAAGAAGTTCTTGATAATAAAATACGTAAGATACTTCAGGTTAGTTTTGATGCTTTGGGAGAAGATGTGCAGAGTGTTTTTCTTGATATTGCTTGTTGTTTTAAAGGATATAAATCAGTGGAAGTTACGGCTATACTTCAAGCTCAATATGGGAGGGGTATGAAATATCATATTGGAATGTTGGTTGAAAAATCTCTCATAAAGATTGATCATCTATTCAGAATAACATTACATGATCTAATAGAGGACATGGGTAAAGATATATGTCGAGAAAAATCGTCAAAAGTGCCTGGAAAACATAGTAGATTATGGTTCTACAAGGATATAGTTGAAGTTTTAGAAGATAATCAA GGAACTAGTGCTATTGAAATTATACATTTGGAATTTCCTTTATTTAGAAAGGAAGGAGGTGAAGATCCgtcaaaaaaagagaaaattgatGATGTAGAAGTAAAATGGGATGGAACAGCTTTTAAAGAGATGAAAAATCTCAAAAcacttattataaaaaatggtCGTTTTTCCAGAGGGCCCAAATACCTTCCAAATAGTTTAAGAGTATTAGAATGGAGGAGATATCCATCGAGATATTTTCCCTCTAATTTTGATCCAGAAAAACTTTCCATACTCAAGTTGCCTAATTATCTCTACAAGTCACCCAAGTTGGATGGCATATCCAAG ATGTTGATCACCttaaaagttttgaattttgattacAGTGATTATTTGAAAGAGATACCTGATGTGTCTAATCTTCAAACTTTAGAAGAATTTTCTTTTGAAGGATGTAGTAATTTAGTCTCAGTTGACAGTTCAGTTGGTTTTTTAcctaaacttaaaatattgaaTGCTGAAAAGTGTCCCAAACTCAGAAGTTTTCTACCTGTTATTAATTTGCCCTCACTGGAAATACTCGGTCTATCTGGATGCTCAAGCCTTGAGAAATTTCCAGAAATTCCAGAAGAGATGAAAAATCTAGAAGAGCTTGATTTGATTGGCACTGGGATAAAAGATTTGCCATGTTCATTTTGTAACCTTTCTAGGTTGTGGCATTTGTATTTGGAGGAGAATAAAATGCATAGAATACCAAGTGTCATTTGCATGATGCCAAGCCTGGATTTTTGTAATATTAACTTAGGAGGAAACAAGGGGAGTGTATCGGGAGAGCAGGAAGAGGGGCTTCACGGAATACTCACTCACTCTCTCCCCTCTTCAGATATGGAGCACCTTTCTCTCAAGAACAGCAATTTGTCAGATGACTTTTTTCCACTAGCTGTTGCATGGTTTCCCAATGTGAAATTTTTAGACCTAACAGGCAATAATTTCACGGTCCTTCCTGAATGCATCCAACAATTTCGCTTTCTAGAGATACTCAAGGTGGATGATTGCGAGCATCTTCGGGAGATTAGAGGGATTCCACCGTGCTTGAGAGAGTTCTCAGCAGTAAACTGTAAATCATTGAGTCCGAGGGGCACAAGCGTGTTACTCAACCAG CAAGTGCACCAGGGTGGAAGCACCCACTTTGTGATGCCAGGTGGAAGGATTCCAAGGTGGTTTGAGTGGCGCAGCAGTGGAGCTTCTATTTCTTTCTGGTTTCGTGGCACCATATTCCCTTACAAATCTCTTTGCGTTGCAATTCTACTCAAACACATCATCCTTTCCCCACCACTTCAAGTAAAACCCACTGTGACCATCAATGGCAACCAAGTTCAATTTGGACGGTATGGCCTTATGggtcaattatttatttttaatctgAAGAGAGATGATTATTATTATGAAGCACCACATTTTGAAAGAGGATGGAATCATGTGAAACTTTCATATGAAGCATATTATAAGGGTTTTGAGGGAAAGGTCCCAAGTGAGTCAATTGGAAAAGAGATTGGAATGCACGTATGGAAGGAAGAGAGTAGTAGTATAATGGAAGATATTCGATTCACTGATCCATACAAAATGACACAACTAATTATAATGATGATCATGCTCTCAATAGCATTCCCCAACCATAAGAACCACCCCTTGCTTCTGGAAACATGCATTGGTCTGTGGACATTGCTGTTTCTAACTATGTATGATTTGGATAATGAGAGTGAATTAGGGTCGGAAGGATCAGATATCAGCCATGGTTCAATGGCATCCACAGAGCTAGTGGGTGCAGAACTTGGGTGTGCCCAAGCGTAA
- the LOC130981663 gene encoding disease resistance protein Roq1-like isoform X1: MPLQSSFSSFSTHSSSSSSSSFGYAWEYDVFISFRGEDTRYGFTGNLYKALSDKGVHSFIDDEELQRGDEITPSLLKAIEESRIAIIVLSPNYASSSFCLDELVHILHCIKGNDRLVLPVFYEVDPSDVRHQRNSFGEAMAKHEEKFKSDLNKVHKWKQALHQVANLSGYHFKHGDGYEHKFIRNIVEEISRKIRRVPLFVARFPVGLDSLDSRVSKVISLLKMDSSDQVHMVGIHGVGGIGKTALACAVYNLIADHFDSTCFLEDVRKNSERHGLAHLQNILLSEILGKEETKIVSFQQGTSRIQRRLCQKKILLILDDVDDHKQLQAIAGKPDWFGPGSRVIITTRDTHLLKYHGVENTYEVEGLNEAESSQLLVKHAFKNGYVSSPSYADVLTRTITYASGLPLALQVIGSHLCGKKVEEWESALNKFDRHLDDKIHEILRVSFDALGKEEKSVFLDIACCFKGYELKEITDLLQAHYGSCMKYHIGVLFEKSLIKINLYDLSVTMHDLIENMGKEIALEESPEMPGMRSRLWFYEDIVKVLQDNLGTSTIEIIYLEFPLLEREGDEDSFEKEGNKDVEVKWDGTAFKEMKNLKTLIIKNGCFSECPKYLPNSLRVLEWWRFPSEWLPNDFQPKKLSILKLSNNLYLAQKLDSLSKKLVSLKVLNFDYNDSLKEIADVSSLQSLEEFSFRGCKNLVKVHSSVGLLSKLKRLNAEYCEKLRTFPAAIKLPLLKDFSLCGCSSLVNFPEILEEMANVGWLDLKGTGIKDLPCSFHNLSGLRNLEIIWNEMCKIPSIIFMMPQLSSCYIEGGGKKRRVSSEKPEEDEEEGLQGILTHSLPSQHMMKALCLRDTNLSDDFFPLAVAWLPNVRQLSLRGNNFTVLPECMKEFCFLYLLNVDDCNHLQEIRGIPPCLTNFSAVNCKSLSPRATRVLLNQELHEGRWTIFAMPGGRIPRWFEKRCSGASISFWFHGTEFPDNALFFAILLKDDLPSPVEVLPIVTVNGNQVSCRWRETPVDQLFIFHLSETIAYNVVLRFENKWNHAEISYEAHDYYTYDEVPTESIAKEIGIHLLKQKISSSIIQHIRFTDPYKMTQLIIMMMMVSIVSPNHKKQPLLLETSIGLWTLLFLTHTLFFG; encoded by the exons ATGCCTCTGCAAtcttccttctcctccttttccacccattcttcttcttcttcttcttcctccttcggCTATGCATGGGAATATGACGTGTTTATTAGTTTCAGAGGCGAAGATACTCGCTATGGTTTCACTGGCAACCTCTACAAAGCTCTTTCTGATAAAGGAGTCCACAGCTTCATTGATGATGAGGAGCTTCAAAGAGGAGACGAAATCACACCCTCACTTCTCAAGGCAATTGAAGAGTCCAGGATTGCCATCATTGTCCTCTCTCCTAActatgcttcttcttctttttgctTAGACGAGCTTGTCCACATCCTTCACTGCATCAAGGGAAATGATCGCCTGGTTTTACCGGTTTTCTATGAGGTTGATCCTTCGGATGTGCGCCATCAAAGAAATAGTTTTGGAGAAGCAATGGCCAAGCAtgaagagaaattcaagagTGACTTGAACAAGGTGCACAAATGGAAGCAGGCTCTGCATCAAGTTGCTAATTTGTCAGGATATCATTTCAAACACGG GGATGGATATGAACATAAGTTTATCAGAAATATTGTGGAAGAAATTTCAAGAAAGATTAGACGTGTACCTTTGTTTGTTGCTCGTTTTCCTGTTGGACTAGATTCACTAGATTCTCGAGTGTCAAAAGTAATTTCACTTTTGAAAATGGATTCGAGTGATCAAGTTCACATGGTAGGGATACATGGAGTTGGTGGAATAGGAAAAACAGCACTTGCTTGTGCTGTTTATAATTTGATTGCTGACCATTTTGACAGTACGTGCTTTCTTGAAGATGTGAGAAAAAACTCAGAGAGACATGGCTTGGCTCATCTTCAAAATATCCTTCTCTCTGAGATATTAGGAAAGGAGGAAACTAAGATAGTGAGTTTTCAACAAGGAACTTCTCGAATCCAACGAAGGCTATGTCAAAAGAAAATTCTTTTGATTTTAGATGACGTTGATGATCACAAACAACTACAGGCTATTGCTGGAAAACCTGACTGGTTTGGTCCTGGAAGCAGAGTTATTATTACAACACGGGACACACATTTGCTAAAATATCATGGTGTTGAAAACACATATGAGGTAGAGGGTTTAAATGAGGCAGAGTCTTCTCAATTGCTAGTTAAACATGCATTTAAAAATGGTTATGTTAGCAGCCCAAGTTATGCAGATGTTTTGACCCGTACAATAACTTATGCTTCTGGTCTTCCATTGGCTTTGCAAGTAATAGGTAGTCACTTGTGTGGAAAAAAAGTAGAAGAATGGGAATCTGCATTGAATAAATTTGACAGACATCTTGACGATAAAATACATGAGATACTTCGAGTAAGTTTTGATGCTTTgggaaaagaagagaagagtgtTTTTCTAGATATTGCCTGTTGTTTCAAAGGATatgaattaaaagaaattaCAGATCTACTTCAAGCTCATTATGGGAGTTGCATGAAATATCATATTGGAGTGCTTTTTGAAAAATCTCTCATAAAGATCAATTTGTATGATCTCAGTGTGACAATGCATGATTTGATAGAGAACATGGGCAAAGAAATTGCACTAGAAGAATCACCAGAAATGCCTGGAATGCGTAGTAGGTTATGGTTCTACGAAGACATAGTTAAAGTTTTACAAGATAATCTA GGCACTAGCACAATTGAAATCATATATTTGGAATTTCCCTTACTGGAAAGGGAAGGAGATGAAGATTCATTTGAAAAAGAGGGAAATAAAGATGTTGAAGTAAAATGGGACGGAACAGCTTTTAAAGAGATGAAAAATCTCAAAACGCTTATCATAAAAAATGGTTGTTTTTCTGAATGTCCCAAATATCTTCCAAACAGTTTAAGGGTATTGGAATGGTGGAGATTTCCTTCAGAGTGGCTACCAAATGATTTTCAAccaaagaaactctccatactCAAGTTATCGAATAATCTCTATTTGGCACAGAAGTTGGATAGCTTATCCAAG AAGTTGGTGAGTTTgaaagttttgaattttgattacAATGATTCTTTGAAAGAAATAGCTGATGTGTCTAGTCTTCAAAGTTTAGAAGAATTTTCATTCCGAGGATGCAAAAACTTAGTTAAAGTACACAGTTCAGTTGGGCTTCTATCTAAACTTAAAAGATTGAATGCTGAATATTGCGAGAAGCTCAGGACTTTCCCAGCAGCTATCAAATTGCCCTTACTGAAAGATTTCAGTCTATGTGGTTGCTCAAGCCTGGTCAATTTTCCAGAAATTTTAGAAGAGATGGCAAATGTAGGATGGCTTGATTTGAAAGGCACTGGCATAAAAGATTTGCCATGCTCATTTCATAATCTTTCTGGATTGCGAAATCTGGAAATTATTTGGAATGAAATGTGTAAGATACCAAGCATCATTTTTATGATGCCACAACTATCTTCATGTTATATTGAGGGAGGAGGCAAGAAGAGGAGGGTATCATCGGAAAAGCCGGAGGAGGATGAGGAGGAGGGGCTTCAAGGAATACTGACTCACTCCCTCCCCTCGCAACATATGATGAAAGCTCTTTGTCTCAGAGACACCAATCTGTCAGATGATTTTTTTCCACTAGCTGTTGCATGGCTTCCAAATGTGAGACAATTAAGCCTAAGAGGCAATAATTTCACAGTCCTTCCTGAATGCATGAAAGAATTTTGCTTTTTATACTTGCTCAACGTCGATGATTGCAACCATCTTCAGGAGATTAGAGGGATTCCACCTTGCTTGACAAACTTCTCAGCAGTAAACTGCAAATCCTTGAGTCCTAGAGCCACAAGAGTTTTACTCAATCAG GAATTACATGAGGGTAGATGGACAATCTTTGCAATGCCAGGTGGAAGGATTCCAAGGTGGTTTGAGAAGCGCTGCAGCGGAGCTTCAATTTCATTCTGGTTTCATGGCACTGAATTCCCTGACAATGCTCTTTTCTTTGCAATTCTACTCAAAGATGACCTCCCTTCCCCAGTTGAAGTACTACCCATCGTGACTGTCAATGGCAACCAGGTTTCCTGTCGATGGCGGGAGACCCCAGTGgatcaattatttatttttcatctgtCAGAGACAATTGCTTATAATGTAGTACTACGTTTTGAAAACAAATGGAATCATGCTGAGATTTCATATGAAGCACATGACTACTATACCTATGATGAGGTCCCCACTGAGTCAATTGCAAAAGAGATTGGAATCCATCTATTGAAGCAAAAGATCAGTAGCAGTATAATTCAACATATCCGATTCACTGATCCTTACAAAATGACACAACTAatcataatgatgatgatggtcTCAATAGTATCGCCAAACCATAAGAAGCAGCCCTTACTCCTTGAAACATCCATTGGTTTGTGGACATTGCTGTTCCTAACACACACTCTCTTTTTTGGATAA
- the LOC130981663 gene encoding disease resistance protein Roq1-like isoform X2 — protein MPLQSSFSSFSTHSSSSSSSSFGYAWEYDVFISFRGEDTRYGFTGNLYKALSDKGVHSFIDDEELQRGDEITPSLLKAIEESRIAIIVLSPNYASSSFCLDELVHILHCIKGNDRLVLPVFYEVDPSDVRHQRNSFGEAMAKHEEKFKSDLNKVHKWKQALHQVANLSGYHFKHGDGYEHKFIRNIVEEISRKIRRVPLFVARFPVGLDSLDSRVSKVISLLKMDSSDQVHMVGIHGVGGIGKTALACAVYNLIADHFDSTCFLEDVRKNSERHGLAHLQNILLSEILGKEETKIVSFQQGTSRIQRRLCQKKILLILDDVDDHKQLQAIAGKPDWFGPGSRVIITTRDTHLLKYHGVENTYEVEGLNEAESSQLLVKHAFKNGYVSSPSYADVLTRTITYASGLPLALQVIGSHLCGKKVEEWESALNKFDRHLDDKIHEILRVSFDALGKEEKSVFLDIACCFKGYELKEITDLLQAHYGSCMKYHIGVLFEKSLIKINLYDLSVTMHDLIENMGKEIALEESPEMPGMRSRLWFYEDIVKVLQDNLGTSTIEIIYLEFPLLEREGDEDSFEKEGNKDVEVKWDGTAFKEMKNLKTLIIKNGCFSECPKYLPNSLRVLEWWRFPSEWLPNDFQPKKLSILKLSNNLYLAQKLDSLSKKLVSLKVLNFDYNDSLKEIADVSSLQSLEEFSFRGCKNLVKVHSSVGLLSKLKRLNAEYCEKLRTFPAAIKLPLLKDFSLCGCSSLVNFPEILEEMANVGWLDLKGTGIKDLPCSFHNLSGLRNLEIIWNEMCKIPSIIFMMPQLSSCYIEGGGKKRRVSSEKPEEDEEEGLQGILTHSLPSQHMMKALCLRDTNLSDDFFPLAVAWLPNVRQLSLRGNNFTVLPECMKEFCFLYLLNVDDCNHLQEIRGIPPCLTNFSAVNCKSLSPRATRVLLNQSLTGIT, from the exons ATGCCTCTGCAAtcttccttctcctccttttccacccattcttcttcttcttcttcttcctccttcggCTATGCATGGGAATATGACGTGTTTATTAGTTTCAGAGGCGAAGATACTCGCTATGGTTTCACTGGCAACCTCTACAAAGCTCTTTCTGATAAAGGAGTCCACAGCTTCATTGATGATGAGGAGCTTCAAAGAGGAGACGAAATCACACCCTCACTTCTCAAGGCAATTGAAGAGTCCAGGATTGCCATCATTGTCCTCTCTCCTAActatgcttcttcttctttttgctTAGACGAGCTTGTCCACATCCTTCACTGCATCAAGGGAAATGATCGCCTGGTTTTACCGGTTTTCTATGAGGTTGATCCTTCGGATGTGCGCCATCAAAGAAATAGTTTTGGAGAAGCAATGGCCAAGCAtgaagagaaattcaagagTGACTTGAACAAGGTGCACAAATGGAAGCAGGCTCTGCATCAAGTTGCTAATTTGTCAGGATATCATTTCAAACACGG GGATGGATATGAACATAAGTTTATCAGAAATATTGTGGAAGAAATTTCAAGAAAGATTAGACGTGTACCTTTGTTTGTTGCTCGTTTTCCTGTTGGACTAGATTCACTAGATTCTCGAGTGTCAAAAGTAATTTCACTTTTGAAAATGGATTCGAGTGATCAAGTTCACATGGTAGGGATACATGGAGTTGGTGGAATAGGAAAAACAGCACTTGCTTGTGCTGTTTATAATTTGATTGCTGACCATTTTGACAGTACGTGCTTTCTTGAAGATGTGAGAAAAAACTCAGAGAGACATGGCTTGGCTCATCTTCAAAATATCCTTCTCTCTGAGATATTAGGAAAGGAGGAAACTAAGATAGTGAGTTTTCAACAAGGAACTTCTCGAATCCAACGAAGGCTATGTCAAAAGAAAATTCTTTTGATTTTAGATGACGTTGATGATCACAAACAACTACAGGCTATTGCTGGAAAACCTGACTGGTTTGGTCCTGGAAGCAGAGTTATTATTACAACACGGGACACACATTTGCTAAAATATCATGGTGTTGAAAACACATATGAGGTAGAGGGTTTAAATGAGGCAGAGTCTTCTCAATTGCTAGTTAAACATGCATTTAAAAATGGTTATGTTAGCAGCCCAAGTTATGCAGATGTTTTGACCCGTACAATAACTTATGCTTCTGGTCTTCCATTGGCTTTGCAAGTAATAGGTAGTCACTTGTGTGGAAAAAAAGTAGAAGAATGGGAATCTGCATTGAATAAATTTGACAGACATCTTGACGATAAAATACATGAGATACTTCGAGTAAGTTTTGATGCTTTgggaaaagaagagaagagtgtTTTTCTAGATATTGCCTGTTGTTTCAAAGGATatgaattaaaagaaattaCAGATCTACTTCAAGCTCATTATGGGAGTTGCATGAAATATCATATTGGAGTGCTTTTTGAAAAATCTCTCATAAAGATCAATTTGTATGATCTCAGTGTGACAATGCATGATTTGATAGAGAACATGGGCAAAGAAATTGCACTAGAAGAATCACCAGAAATGCCTGGAATGCGTAGTAGGTTATGGTTCTACGAAGACATAGTTAAAGTTTTACAAGATAATCTA GGCACTAGCACAATTGAAATCATATATTTGGAATTTCCCTTACTGGAAAGGGAAGGAGATGAAGATTCATTTGAAAAAGAGGGAAATAAAGATGTTGAAGTAAAATGGGACGGAACAGCTTTTAAAGAGATGAAAAATCTCAAAACGCTTATCATAAAAAATGGTTGTTTTTCTGAATGTCCCAAATATCTTCCAAACAGTTTAAGGGTATTGGAATGGTGGAGATTTCCTTCAGAGTGGCTACCAAATGATTTTCAAccaaagaaactctccatactCAAGTTATCGAATAATCTCTATTTGGCACAGAAGTTGGATAGCTTATCCAAG AAGTTGGTGAGTTTgaaagttttgaattttgattacAATGATTCTTTGAAAGAAATAGCTGATGTGTCTAGTCTTCAAAGTTTAGAAGAATTTTCATTCCGAGGATGCAAAAACTTAGTTAAAGTACACAGTTCAGTTGGGCTTCTATCTAAACTTAAAAGATTGAATGCTGAATATTGCGAGAAGCTCAGGACTTTCCCAGCAGCTATCAAATTGCCCTTACTGAAAGATTTCAGTCTATGTGGTTGCTCAAGCCTGGTCAATTTTCCAGAAATTTTAGAAGAGATGGCAAATGTAGGATGGCTTGATTTGAAAGGCACTGGCATAAAAGATTTGCCATGCTCATTTCATAATCTTTCTGGATTGCGAAATCTGGAAATTATTTGGAATGAAATGTGTAAGATACCAAGCATCATTTTTATGATGCCACAACTATCTTCATGTTATATTGAGGGAGGAGGCAAGAAGAGGAGGGTATCATCGGAAAAGCCGGAGGAGGATGAGGAGGAGGGGCTTCAAGGAATACTGACTCACTCCCTCCCCTCGCAACATATGATGAAAGCTCTTTGTCTCAGAGACACCAATCTGTCAGATGATTTTTTTCCACTAGCTGTTGCATGGCTTCCAAATGTGAGACAATTAAGCCTAAGAGGCAATAATTTCACAGTCCTTCCTGAATGCATGAAAGAATTTTGCTTTTTATACTTGCTCAACGTCGATGATTGCAACCATCTTCAGGAGATTAGAGGGATTCCACCTTGCTTGACAAACTTCTCAGCAGTAAACTGCAAATCCTTGAGTCCTAGAGCCACAAGAGTTTTACTCAATCAG TCCTTGACAGGAATTACATGA